The Cohnella abietis genome has a segment encoding these proteins:
- a CDS encoding ABC transporter substrate-binding protein — translation MRQAVRHKGIKKRMPLRACVGAFLITAMVSLFGCNENEDATRFAGDKLDNAQPVTLTLMANQDWTVRPILTKAIEMYENDSGNRIELQALPIDTVDTLISRRVAIGEITDIVLHFGGTALSDLRPARNFVDMSGEAWESDLTDEVRPRLMKDGKLYGLPLWEASTSGTLYNKRIFEKLGLHVPESQEEFFAVCEKLKQAGIAPMYLASKDIWPLLPQFGFDYVAERTPGFVNALNTNKLNLADVPAVQDVVDWYRTMYTRGYFGNDSVNNNWDGLVDALHSGEYAMVMSWDVYLYSDLEAKYPGTASDFGLMPLFVGGSEAKLYEGPNAAMMLVNKNGKHVKEAIDFIRYLAQPDVLNEIYRGMNTGTYFKSVTTNKPTPQYLENKKFIDELTYPSVTPFIVGYSQYEMGKWVQQAMTGAITTREAILKMDEFRKQVALDRGIPEFHHPH, via the coding sequence ATGCGGCAAGCGGTTCGACATAAAGGGATTAAGAAAAGAATGCCGTTGCGGGCATGCGTCGGAGCGTTCCTTATTACCGCTATGGTCTCCCTCTTCGGGTGCAATGAGAACGAAGACGCAACGAGATTTGCTGGCGATAAGCTGGACAATGCTCAGCCAGTTACGCTTACGCTGATGGCTAATCAGGATTGGACGGTCAGACCGATTTTGACGAAGGCCATTGAGATGTACGAGAACGATTCAGGGAACCGGATCGAATTACAGGCGTTACCGATTGATACGGTAGACACATTGATTAGCAGACGGGTCGCCATAGGTGAAATTACGGACATCGTCTTGCATTTTGGAGGCACTGCGCTTAGTGATTTGCGTCCGGCGCGCAACTTCGTCGATATGAGTGGGGAAGCATGGGAGTCGGACTTGACCGATGAGGTGCGCCCGCGGCTGATGAAAGACGGTAAGCTGTATGGTTTGCCTCTGTGGGAGGCATCCACTAGCGGCACATTGTACAACAAGCGAATATTCGAGAAGCTTGGCTTGCACGTTCCGGAATCTCAAGAGGAGTTTTTCGCGGTATGCGAGAAGCTCAAACAAGCCGGTATCGCGCCTATGTATTTGGCGAGCAAGGATATATGGCCGCTTCTACCCCAATTCGGCTTTGACTATGTCGCCGAGCGAACACCGGGATTTGTCAATGCGCTGAACACGAATAAGCTTAACCTGGCGGATGTACCTGCGGTGCAGGACGTCGTCGATTGGTATCGAACGATGTATACGCGAGGTTACTTTGGCAACGACTCAGTTAATAACAATTGGGATGGCTTAGTTGACGCTTTACACAGCGGCGAGTATGCAATGGTCATGTCGTGGGACGTGTATCTGTATTCGGATTTGGAGGCGAAGTATCCGGGCACGGCGAGTGATTTCGGGCTCATGCCGCTATTCGTCGGAGGCAGTGAGGCCAAGCTGTACGAAGGACCGAACGCGGCAATGATGCTGGTAAACAAGAACGGCAAGCATGTGAAGGAAGCGATCGATTTTATCCGTTATCTGGCGCAGCCCGACGTATTGAACGAAATCTATCGAGGCATGAATACCGGAACCTATTTTAAAAGTGTGACAACGAATAAGCCAACTCCGCAATACTTGGAAAATAAAAAGTTTATCGACGAGCTTACCTATCCGTCCGTCACTCCGTTCATCGTTGGCTACAGCCAATACGAAATGGGCAAATGGGTTCAGCAAGCGATGACTGGTGCCATTACGACCCGTGAAGCCATCTTGAAGATGGACGAATTCCGTAAGCAAGTCGCCTTAGATCGAGGCATCCCCGAATTTCATCATCCCCACTAA
- a CDS encoding carbohydrate ABC transporter permease — protein sequence MKIKAREHATGYLFVTPLLVLFAIFLFYGFYFIIQTSFFKETLSFRDAEFVGWENYRMVIEDSRFLYSIVNNLVFSAAAIVIGVSVGCLVSVVLSIGIRGSKFLGALFFIPSFMPLALIAMVFSIMLEYRFGTLNQLLHGIGLDFLAQRWLSNPEMAYLSVISISVFLIGLPMMYYNADMTTINSGILEAAVIDGAGLGRMMWNILFPLLKNAHKTIILSTLLGSFREFERIFLLTQGGPAGATENTSVYIYSFVRSAGANIGFVCAASAIVLLIALSISVVQMLAFRTKARKGGRG from the coding sequence ATGAAGATCAAGGCTAGGGAACATGCTACCGGGTATTTGTTTGTCACTCCGCTGCTTGTCTTGTTCGCAATTTTCTTGTTTTACGGCTTTTATTTCATCATTCAAACGAGTTTCTTTAAAGAAACGTTATCGTTCCGAGACGCGGAATTTGTCGGCTGGGAAAATTATCGCATGGTCATAGAAGATAGCAGATTTCTCTATTCCATCGTCAACAATCTAGTGTTCTCGGCCGCAGCTATCGTCATTGGTGTGTCGGTAGGGTGTCTGGTTTCTGTCGTACTGAGCATTGGAATCAGAGGCTCAAAATTTCTAGGGGCGCTATTTTTCATTCCATCGTTCATGCCGCTTGCTCTGATCGCAATGGTTTTCTCCATCATGCTAGAATACCGCTTCGGTACACTGAACCAGCTGCTCCATGGCATCGGTCTTGATTTTCTGGCGCAGAGATGGCTGAGCAATCCTGAAATGGCCTATTTATCAGTCATCTCGATCTCGGTGTTTCTGATCGGTCTGCCGATGATGTACTACAATGCGGATATGACAACGATCAATTCCGGTATTCTGGAAGCGGCTGTCATAGACGGGGCAGGACTAGGTAGGATGATGTGGAACATTTTATTCCCACTGCTTAAGAACGCGCACAAGACGATTATCCTGTCCACGCTGCTGGGTAGCTTTCGCGAGTTCGAACGTATATTCCTGCTCACGCAGGGCGGACCGGCAGGTGCGACAGAGAACACCAGCGTATATATTTATTCTTTCGTTCGATCTGCGGGGGCGAACATTGGCTTCGTATGCGCGGCGTCCGCGATCGTTCTTCTAATCGCTTTGAGCATTTCGGTCGTGCAAATGCTTGCTTTCCGCACTAAAGCACGAAAGGGGGGGAGAGGATGA
- a CDS encoding ABC transporter substrate-binding protein — protein MQKLRKPLALLSTILAFSMLASACSNSKGNEVQSSATPATSGESSAPASAPASGADPVTLKFWTWHPSADLYKAVIEKFEASHPGIKVELTVMETKDFQMKMPLALSTGENLDVVGVQTGAMPKQIQADLLPLEDLISQIRPDWQSVISENSVSQAKVQSDGLKFLPMASIGSMIMYYNKDILDELNLPAPKTYEQLKAISDKLRDTKSNKLSVAVGGKDAWILDEVAWTIAGQQSDLYNQWRYNGKKLDGPEYIQAVAGFQKLFTDGIINRDDVMDLDYTSSRNAFTSGQAAFLIQGTWEANLLLDSYRVGNQVSIKDVGVLPIPSIEPNGKSSIRSFIDLGLGIPANSKHPKEAMQLIDYLIFGEGNDMLASTFAFSTNKTGFVPDSSLLTTPTAQESYKTLSDLLNHPSADRNNNSPFSDVVGQQLQKMLINKQTPEVTAKAIQKEFETGKYPNE, from the coding sequence ATGCAAAAGCTTCGCAAACCATTAGCTCTGCTAAGCACGATTTTAGCGTTCTCGATGCTCGCCTCTGCTTGCAGCAATTCGAAAGGTAACGAGGTGCAAAGCTCTGCCACGCCAGCTACGTCCGGCGAATCGAGCGCGCCAGCATCCGCACCGGCAAGCGGCGCCGATCCTGTTACCTTGAAGTTTTGGACGTGGCATCCGTCAGCAGATCTCTATAAGGCAGTCATCGAGAAATTCGAAGCCAGTCATCCCGGTATCAAGGTTGAGCTTACCGTGATGGAAACGAAAGATTTCCAAATGAAAATGCCGTTGGCGCTCAGTACTGGCGAAAATTTGGATGTCGTCGGTGTCCAAACCGGAGCGATGCCAAAGCAAATTCAAGCCGATCTTCTCCCACTGGAAGACCTGATCTCTCAGATACGTCCAGACTGGCAGTCGGTCATTAGCGAGAACAGCGTTTCGCAGGCGAAGGTCCAATCTGACGGCTTGAAGTTCCTGCCGATGGCATCCATTGGTTCGATGATTATGTACTACAACAAAGATATTTTGGATGAGCTCAACCTGCCAGCGCCTAAGACATATGAGCAATTGAAAGCGATATCCGACAAGCTCCGCGATACGAAGAGCAATAAGCTGTCCGTCGCTGTCGGCGGCAAAGACGCCTGGATTTTGGACGAAGTGGCTTGGACAATCGCTGGACAACAGTCCGACTTGTACAATCAATGGCGATACAACGGCAAGAAGCTGGACGGTCCTGAATATATTCAAGCGGTAGCAGGCTTCCAGAAGCTATTTACTGACGGCATTATCAATAGAGACGATGTAATGGACTTAGACTATACGTCCTCCCGTAACGCGTTCACTTCCGGCCAAGCCGCGTTCTTAATCCAAGGCACATGGGAAGCAAATCTACTACTGGACAGCTACCGTGTAGGAAATCAAGTAAGCATTAAAGATGTCGGCGTCTTACCAATACCTAGCATAGAGCCGAATGGCAAATCTTCGATCCGTTCGTTCATCGATCTTGGACTCGGCATTCCTGCGAATTCCAAGCATCCGAAAGAAGCAATGCAATTGATCGACTATCTTATTTTCGGCGAAGGTAACGATATGCTCGCCTCTACGTTTGCATTCTCTACCAATAAGACGGGTTTCGTTCCCGATTCGTCACTTCTTACGACGCCAACGGCACAGGAATCCTATAAGACTTTATCCGACCTGCTGAACCACCCGAGTGCAGATCGAAACAACAACTCTCCGTTCTCTGACGTTGTGGGACAACAGCTACAGAAGATGCTTATTAACAAGCAGACGCCGGAAGTGACGGCGAAAGCGATCCAGAAGGAATTCGAGACGGGTAAGTATCCGAACGAATAA
- a CDS encoding right-handed parallel beta-helix repeat-containing protein: protein MSNMDMETQINLYVSPNGNDDALGTESKPFATLDRAKRELRSTGKAAIQSATVWLREGTHYLEQTFTLTAEDSGSESAPVWYRAFPGERPIVSGGKRLRLSMEPYRDGIWKCAIPEWKGVNREEMFTELFVNGVRQTRARFPKASGASPAFVRPLGEPRAWPHYELPFDPATFTNKEWAKPEEAVVHAFGKNKWGNLQWRVESVDRQAGVIRFGEGGYQINDIMQGSDATGIDERSDYFVDNVFEELDTPGEWYADREEGILYYYPPEGLVLEESVVEVPVLERIVEFIGTQRHPVQWISFIGIHFQHAVPTYLKAYEAPSLGDWTIHRGGAVFMEGAENCEIAYCEFDAVGGNAVFVSLYNRDHRIHGCWVHDIGESGFCLVGSKPLTLGSQHAYPANITISNNKIHDIGVYGKQTAGVFISVSRDNIVSHNEIFRLPRAAICINDGTWGGHVIEYNDVYDTVRETGDHGPFNSWGRDRFWCLSQSHGPASHGAGDVCLDARNPVVIRNNRFRDRKGWGIDLDDGSSNYVVRENLCIGVSVKLREGDYRTVENNIFVNGANPPGIHIGYEGNSDRFRGNIVVANSEWDNPEVDIDFQKGDSKGKLYELIGPPMEGRWVQELDGNLFFNDLGRFLATVHYRPLGSRTETYEWSEWQAMGWDVHSVYADPLFVDPANGDYSVRPDSPALALGFRNFPMDKFGLTADYPDYFIQRN from the coding sequence ATGTCGAACATGGATATGGAAACGCAAATAAATTTATATGTCAGCCCTAATGGAAACGACGATGCGCTGGGAACGGAGAGCAAACCGTTCGCCACACTGGATAGAGCCAAGCGGGAACTAAGAAGTACCGGAAAGGCAGCAATCCAATCGGCAACGGTATGGCTCCGGGAAGGCACGCATTATTTGGAACAGACGTTCACTTTAACAGCGGAGGATTCAGGGTCCGAAAGTGCCCCTGTCTGGTACCGCGCATTTCCGGGAGAGCGTCCTATTGTAAGCGGAGGCAAGCGGCTTCGACTAAGTATGGAGCCTTACCGAGATGGCATATGGAAATGTGCCATTCCTGAGTGGAAAGGCGTCAATCGAGAAGAGATGTTTACGGAGCTGTTCGTAAATGGAGTCCGGCAGACTCGTGCCCGTTTCCCGAAAGCCTCGGGCGCTAGCCCAGCTTTCGTTCGGCCACTCGGCGAGCCGAGGGCATGGCCACACTACGAATTGCCGTTCGACCCCGCAACTTTCACGAACAAGGAATGGGCGAAGCCAGAAGAAGCGGTTGTTCATGCATTCGGAAAGAACAAGTGGGGCAATTTGCAATGGCGGGTAGAGAGCGTCGATCGCCAGGCGGGAGTCATCCGCTTCGGCGAAGGTGGCTATCAAATCAACGACATTATGCAAGGCTCCGACGCTACCGGTATAGACGAACGTTCTGACTATTTCGTTGACAACGTATTCGAGGAACTGGATACCCCGGGTGAATGGTACGCCGATCGCGAGGAAGGTATTCTCTACTATTATCCGCCAGAAGGGTTGGTTCTAGAAGAGTCCGTTGTGGAAGTACCTGTTCTGGAACGAATCGTTGAATTCATAGGGACGCAACGTCACCCAGTTCAATGGATATCGTTCATCGGTATTCACTTCCAGCACGCTGTGCCGACTTACTTGAAGGCGTATGAAGCGCCATCGCTTGGGGATTGGACGATCCATCGAGGTGGCGCGGTATTCATGGAGGGGGCGGAGAACTGCGAGATTGCGTATTGCGAGTTCGATGCTGTCGGAGGCAACGCTGTATTTGTAAGCCTTTACAACAGGGATCATCGCATTCACGGCTGCTGGGTACATGACATAGGCGAAAGTGGTTTTTGCCTTGTCGGGTCGAAGCCGCTGACACTAGGAAGTCAGCACGCCTATCCAGCGAATATCACGATTAGTAATAATAAAATTCACGATATCGGTGTTTACGGGAAACAGACTGCAGGCGTGTTTATCTCGGTTAGCCGCGATAACATCGTCAGCCATAATGAGATTTTCCGTCTTCCGCGTGCTGCTATCTGTATCAACGACGGGACATGGGGAGGACACGTTATCGAATATAACGATGTGTACGATACGGTAAGGGAAACAGGGGATCATGGTCCGTTTAACTCATGGGGGAGGGACAGGTTCTGGTGCCTTTCCCAATCCCACGGTCCTGCGTCGCATGGAGCCGGAGACGTATGCCTAGATGCTAGGAATCCGGTTGTCATCCGCAACAATAGGTTTCGCGATCGCAAAGGATGGGGGATTGATCTGGACGACGGCTCGTCCAATTACGTTGTCCGCGAAAATCTGTGCATTGGAGTCTCGGTCAAGCTTCGAGAAGGAGATTATCGTACAGTTGAAAACAATATTTTCGTGAACGGGGCAAATCCTCCCGGCATCCATATCGGATACGAGGGCAATAGTGACCGGTTCAGGGGGAATATCGTCGTGGCGAACAGCGAATGGGATAATCCTGAGGTTGATATCGACTTTCAGAAGGGTGATTCCAAAGGCAAGCTGTACGAGCTGATCGGCCCTCCGATGGAAGGCCGCTGGGTACAGGAGCTGGATGGCAACTTATTCTTTAACGACTTAGGCCGGTTTCTCGCGACGGTTCATTATCGGCCGTTGGGCAGCCGGACGGAGACGTACGAATGGTCTGAATGGCAGGCAATGGGCTGGGATGTCCATTCTGTTTACGCAGATCCGCTCTTCGTTGATCCAGCGAATGGAGATTATAGCGTGAGGCCTGATTCCCCGGCTCTGGCTCTTGGATTCCGTAATTTTCCGATGGATAAGTTTGGGTTAACGGCGGATTATCCCGATTATTTCATACAACGAAACTAA
- a CDS encoding LamG domain-containing protein, giving the protein MKIAKWKMVFTVGVLLSTLVLQLVITNPTPVKASGTPIFNPDYNQLISRSDLTYKGMITSGPYGMPIANGKFGGPVWEPSGNMLSMQVNHTNTFVANDASARGNSSGGGLGKINVDFGGTVFGAATTQKLSLYDAMLNIDGSNLNVKVIGKNDSDIIAIQVTDNRSVPMPVNIDLKMLRAPSVNTGAGGANHAVSTISQETGNIIALKQVFSEASSTGIASNDFYCSTAVAIKVQGRTGTTSTVDTQTVRLSVPAATGTFTIIIGGDTSMNTAVDVKSNAIAQANTSSTYSTIFASNQAWWHSFWSKSYVYLPTQSNFEQRRTYYMYLAAISNRGQYPSKFNGGNWIAEGDTRDWGGNYWNWNQDSLYQPLDAANHMELMDPLFNMRTTNLSRYQNAASQVWGSQGVFIGETSGFFGQETLPTSIGNDLKTYLLYQGPKTSALNTFANNRDTSLSIWNWLGSSVAPASYVTHTMVATQETAEYYWDRYLYTKDLTWLQNYAYPFIKGAAEFYRNYAGFKLDADGKYHFYNTSLHEHIWAGKDVIDDLSLARGIFAVAIKASQLLNQDATLRPLWQDRLDKIAPYPLSSQTGAIGGLTSANPTWAQGLQPAAFIRDNYGSESPRFKMLEKFDVLTLESRDQGMDGGDWTMAMNTYLASPGYKNIRINGITAHETSRFLVDAARLGQANDLAVMFPVQYNQFSVTPNLLEKNGDYYSAQGYGTWSDAIQEALSQSVAPKPELDAVIRVFPAWPTAWDAKYKLLAKGGFLVSSSMVSQDIQYVEIESQLGGIAKVRNPWATNVVLYRNGVQSETLSGSLLSFATTAGETIVMVRPGTTPDQYRSSYIKTEGIKVNNTDSNIVYNGNWSLSSGRASSDYQADVHYTMTNNDYFEYTFSGTGIEYITEKDVDMGQVDIYIDGVFQQTVDCTHSSKITQQVVYSKNGLTNGIHKIKGVKKSGTYMLVDAFVTYNNGSGGSGSSDGLAGGWNFNENTGTIASDSSGNGNVGTVSGGATWTTGKINSGLLFNGSTGQVQINDSPSLRPTNITVALWAKSGTTTWNNSGMLVAKRPGFIMHPVSGTKEIRFYVWAGGNWASANYTPTSDITQWHHYAGTYDGTNIRLYMDGALVATAAQTGSLSYDASPLYIGRDSDPGRYFNGTIDVVKLYNRAFSATEINSLYTATSE; this is encoded by the coding sequence ATGAAAATAGCGAAATGGAAAATGGTGTTTACAGTTGGGGTCTTATTGAGCACATTGGTCTTACAATTGGTGATTACGAATCCAACTCCTGTTAAGGCGAGTGGAACTCCCATCTTCAACCCCGATTATAACCAGCTTATTTCTCGATCAGACCTTACTTACAAAGGAATGATTACATCTGGTCCTTATGGTATGCCTATAGCAAATGGTAAATTCGGGGGGCCAGTCTGGGAGCCTTCTGGTAACATGCTTAGCATGCAAGTCAATCATACGAATACTTTTGTGGCTAACGATGCAAGCGCTCGGGGGAACTCAAGTGGCGGTGGGCTAGGGAAGATTAATGTTGATTTTGGGGGCACCGTCTTTGGTGCGGCGACTACACAGAAATTATCGCTTTATGACGCTATGCTCAATATTGATGGAAGCAATCTGAATGTAAAAGTAATCGGGAAAAATGATTCGGATATTATCGCCATTCAAGTTACTGATAATCGTTCCGTTCCTATGCCTGTTAATATCGATCTGAAGATGCTTCGGGCTCCGTCCGTAAATACGGGTGCAGGGGGTGCCAATCATGCAGTATCAACGATTAGTCAGGAAACGGGAAATATTATCGCGTTAAAACAAGTTTTTTCGGAAGCCTCCTCAACGGGTATCGCAAGCAATGATTTTTATTGCAGCACCGCTGTTGCTATTAAAGTCCAAGGCCGAACAGGAACTACGAGTACGGTTGACACACAGACGGTAAGATTGTCAGTTCCTGCAGCCACTGGTACTTTCACTATCATTATTGGCGGCGATACAAGCATGAATACAGCCGTTGATGTGAAAAGCAACGCTATTGCCCAAGCCAACACTTCATCTACTTATAGCACCATTTTTGCTTCCAACCAAGCTTGGTGGCATAGTTTTTGGTCGAAGTCTTATGTCTATCTTCCTACACAATCAAATTTTGAACAAAGACGCACTTATTACATGTACTTGGCAGCGATCTCGAATAGAGGTCAATACCCATCCAAATTCAATGGCGGCAACTGGATCGCAGAAGGCGATACAAGAGACTGGGGCGGAAACTACTGGAATTGGAATCAGGATTCCTTATATCAACCGTTAGATGCCGCTAATCATATGGAATTAATGGATCCACTATTTAATATGAGAACGACTAATTTAAGCAGATATCAGAACGCGGCATCGCAAGTCTGGGGTAGCCAAGGGGTTTTCATAGGAGAGACATCGGGCTTTTTTGGACAGGAAACGCTGCCGACTTCAATCGGTAATGACTTGAAAACCTATTTACTCTACCAAGGACCAAAAACTTCAGCTCTTAATACTTTCGCCAACAATAGGGATACCTCTCTCTCGATTTGGAATTGGCTTGGTAGCTCAGTAGCGCCGGCATCGTATGTAACTCATACGATGGTAGCTACGCAGGAGACAGCTGAGTATTATTGGGATCGGTATTTGTACACCAAAGATTTAACTTGGTTGCAAAATTATGCGTACCCTTTCATTAAGGGAGCAGCTGAGTTTTACCGTAATTATGCTGGCTTCAAATTGGATGCTGACGGTAAATACCATTTCTACAATACGAGCTTACACGAGCATATCTGGGCTGGTAAGGATGTTATCGATGATCTTTCGCTGGCGAGAGGGATTTTTGCAGTTGCTATCAAGGCTTCACAGCTGCTAAATCAAGACGCTACATTAAGACCCTTGTGGCAAGATCGTCTTGATAAAATAGCGCCATATCCTTTGAGTAGTCAAACAGGGGCTATCGGGGGGCTAACATCGGCAAATCCAACATGGGCGCAGGGCTTACAGCCGGCAGCGTTCATTAGAGATAATTACGGATCTGAGAGTCCTAGATTTAAGATGCTTGAAAAATTCGATGTGCTAACATTGGAATCAAGGGATCAAGGAATGGATGGCGGAGATTGGACTATGGCCATGAATACGTATCTAGCATCACCGGGATATAAGAATATACGTATTAATGGAATTACTGCTCATGAAACAAGCAGATTTTTAGTAGATGCGGCAAGACTTGGTCAAGCGAATGATTTGGCGGTCATGTTCCCTGTGCAGTACAATCAATTTTCCGTTACACCTAACCTGCTTGAGAAAAATGGAGATTATTATTCGGCTCAGGGCTATGGAACTTGGTCTGATGCCATTCAAGAGGCTCTGTCACAGAGTGTTGCCCCTAAACCGGAATTGGATGCTGTAATCCGCGTCTTTCCTGCATGGCCGACAGCTTGGGATGCCAAATACAAGCTACTTGCTAAAGGCGGCTTTCTCGTATCGTCATCCATGGTCAGCCAGGACATTCAATATGTAGAGATTGAATCACAGCTTGGTGGTATAGCCAAAGTAAGAAATCCATGGGCCACGAATGTCGTACTGTATCGTAATGGCGTACAGAGCGAAACGCTCTCAGGTTCATTGCTGAGCTTTGCTACGACAGCAGGGGAAACCATCGTTATGGTTAGACCGGGCACGACTCCTGATCAGTATAGAAGCTCCTATATAAAGACTGAAGGCATTAAGGTTAATAATACGGATAGCAACATCGTTTACAATGGTAATTGGTCACTTAGCTCCGGCAGAGCTTCTAGCGATTATCAAGCAGATGTTCACTATACGATGACTAACAATGACTATTTTGAATACACATTTTCAGGAACTGGTATAGAATACATTACTGAAAAAGATGTTGATATGGGGCAAGTGGATATTTATATCGATGGAGTATTCCAACAGACGGTGGATTGCACCCATTCATCCAAAATTACGCAGCAGGTTGTTTATAGTAAGAATGGTCTGACTAATGGGATCCATAAGATAAAGGGTGTCAAAAAATCGGGCACATATATGCTTGTAGATGCCTTTGTTACTTACAATAATGGCTCTGGTGGTTCAGGTAGTTCAGATGGTTTGGCTGGTGGATGGAATTTTAATGAGAATACAGGTACTATCGCTAGCGACTCCTCAGGGAATGGGAATGTAGGTACAGTTAGCGGAGGAGCAACGTGGACGACAGGGAAGATTAATAGCGGATTACTGTTTAATGGATCAACCGGGCAAGTGCAGATCAATGACAGTCCAAGCTTAAGACCTACTAATATTACGGTTGCATTATGGGCAAAAAGCGGCACTACCACTTGGAATAACTCTGGAATGCTGGTAGCGAAACGTCCAGGATTTATTATGCATCCAGTGTCGGGAACGAAGGAAATTAGATTTTATGTTTGGGCAGGAGGGAATTGGGCTTCGGCGAATTATACACCAACGTCAGATATCACCCAGTGGCATCACTATGCAGGTACGTATGACGGCACCAATATTAGACTATATATGGATGGAGCATTAGTTGCCACAGCGGCTCAAACGGGTAGTCTAAGCTATGATGCATCCCCGTTATATATAGGGCGTGATTCAGACCCTGGCCGTTATTTTAATGGCACCATTGATGTAGTTAAACTATACAACCGCGCGTTTAGCGCTACGGAAATCAATAGTCTTTACACGGCTACTAGCGAATGA
- a CDS encoding alpha/beta hydrolase family protein, which yields MQKTLWKGYIRYDFLVNGIEGLIIVPATPAKGKPWIWRAEFFDAFAQVDMAMLEKGWYLAYYKVSDMYGCPASIRFMRSFQNYVEQQFSLAERTVLFGFSRGALYSFNYAAEYSDKVAGLYLDAPSLDIRSWPGGFGKAVRADKEWQECLAHYGLTEETVKDFKGNPLDKIDQVAKALIPIIIVYGDADTAAIYSENAEILINSYRERGGLINVIVKPEGEHHPHSLEDPTPVVDFLIEKACR from the coding sequence ATGCAAAAAACGTTATGGAAAGGTTACATCAGATACGACTTTCTAGTGAATGGAATAGAAGGATTGATTATTGTTCCGGCTACTCCCGCGAAAGGTAAACCATGGATTTGGCGTGCTGAGTTTTTTGATGCGTTCGCCCAAGTGGATATGGCTATGCTGGAGAAAGGATGGTATTTAGCCTATTACAAGGTAAGTGACATGTACGGCTGTCCAGCATCCATTCGATTTATGCGATCATTTCAGAATTACGTGGAGCAACAATTTAGTCTTGCAGAAAGAACCGTTCTTTTCGGATTCAGCCGGGGTGCACTATATTCATTCAATTATGCAGCGGAATATTCAGATAAAGTGGCTGGGTTATACCTCGATGCTCCCTCGTTGGATATAAGAAGCTGGCCAGGTGGTTTTGGTAAGGCGGTACGAGCAGACAAAGAGTGGCAAGAATGTCTTGCGCATTATGGTTTAACAGAAGAGACGGTTAAAGATTTTAAAGGAAACCCACTGGATAAAATTGACCAAGTTGCGAAGGCCTTGATCCCCATTATCATTGTTTATGGAGATGCGGATACTGCAGCAATATATAGCGAAAATGCTGAAATTCTTATTAATAGCTACAGGGAAAGGGGGGGATTAATTAACGTTATTGTGAAGCCAGAAGGGGAGCATCATCCCCACAGCCTAGAGGATCCTACACCTGTCGTTGATTTTCTAATAGAAAAAGCTTGTAGATAA
- a CDS encoding carbohydrate ABC transporter permease, with amino-acid sequence MNISLVTRRQKRIITVFLYAFALVWLFPFYTAIRNSLKVNGFKNYVDLFMGDLNGISLLGTFRNSAFIALGSTVILLAVGSLAAFAFSKLRFFAKEALYATVLLCLAVPGVVILIPFYYILKNVGLYNTLWSVILSEAVLTLPFAVLMMRNYYDNLPPELMESASIDGATKLQMFNRIYLPLSTPALINLGVLSIMWSFQDFLLPLMFLTDKSVLTATVAVNTLKGLFGFSPADYGKFNAALVVLGMPGVIIFLFARKYITSGITSGAVKD; translated from the coding sequence ATGAATATCAGCCTCGTCACCCGTAGGCAGAAGAGAATCATCACCGTATTTCTATACGCTTTCGCTCTTGTGTGGCTGTTCCCATTCTACACAGCCATTCGCAATTCACTCAAAGTTAACGGATTTAAGAATTACGTCGACTTGTTCATGGGGGACCTGAATGGCATATCCTTACTCGGAACATTTCGGAATTCGGCGTTCATCGCGCTCGGGTCCACGGTTATCTTGCTGGCAGTTGGATCACTAGCGGCATTTGCTTTTTCCAAGCTGCGGTTTTTCGCCAAGGAAGCTCTGTACGCCACCGTTCTTCTCTGTTTGGCGGTGCCTGGAGTAGTCATCCTGATTCCGTTCTATTACATTCTCAAAAATGTCGGCCTATACAATACGCTCTGGTCGGTCATACTGTCGGAGGCGGTGCTCACGCTACCGTTCGCTGTTCTCATGATGCGCAACTATTACGATAATTTGCCGCCTGAGCTGATGGAATCAGCTTCAATCGACGGAGCCACGAAGCTGCAGATGTTTAACCGTATTTATTTGCCTTTGTCGACTCCAGCACTTATCAATCTTGGAGTACTTTCAATCATGTGGTCGTTCCAGGATTTCCTGTTACCGCTCATGTTCTTGACCGATAAATCAGTTCTAACTGCGACGGTTGCGGTCAATACGCTGAAGGGCTTGTTCGGATTCTCTCCGGCGGACTATGGTAAATTCAATGCGGCGCTCGTCGTGCTCGGCATGCCTGGCGTCATCATCTTCCTGTTCGCGCGAAAATACATTACAAGCGGCATTACATCAGGCGCTGTGAAGGATTAA